One Helicobacter cetorum MIT 00-7128 DNA window includes the following coding sequences:
- a CDS encoding prephenate dehydrogenase has product MQAGIIGLGLMGGSLGLDLQALGYFKNILGYDSNALHAQQALTLGLVDECVEFEKILECDVIFLAIPVEGIINCLQKMTSIKEEATIIDLGGAKHNIIKSVPQNIRKNFIAAHPMCGTEFYGPKASVKGLYENALVILCDLEDSGAHQVKLAKEIFLGIKARLVKMKSSEHDAHTAYISHLPHVLSYALANSVLKQKNPEIILSLAGGGFRDMSRISKSSPLMWKDIFKQNRDNILEAIEKCETEITQAKTWIKNNDYESLEKWMAQANKLQEFM; this is encoded by the coding sequence ATGCAAGCAGGAATTATCGGTCTAGGGCTTATGGGCGGAAGCTTAGGCTTAGATTTACAAGCATTAGGCTATTTTAAAAATATTTTAGGCTATGATTCTAATGCTTTGCACGCCCAGCAAGCCTTGACTTTAGGGCTTGTAGATGAGTGCGTAGAATTTGAAAAAATCCTAGAGTGTGATGTGATTTTTCTAGCCATACCCGTTGAAGGCATTATTAATTGCTTGCAAAAAATGACTTCTATTAAAGAAGAAGCGACTATTATTGATTTGGGCGGAGCTAAACACAATATCATTAAAAGCGTTCCACAAAACATTCGTAAGAATTTCATCGCCGCACACCCCATGTGTGGGACAGAATTTTATGGTCCTAAAGCGAGTGTCAAAGGGCTGTATGAAAACGCTCTTGTTATTTTATGCGATTTAGAAGACTCAGGCGCTCATCAGGTTAAACTCGCCAAAGAAATCTTTTTAGGCATAAAAGCTCGTTTGGTTAAAATGAAGTCTAGCGAACATGACGCTCACACCGCTTATATCAGCCATTTACCCCATGTCTTAAGCTATGCTTTAGCCAATAGCGTTCTCAAACAAAAAAACCCAGAGATTATTCTTTCTTTAGCAGGTGGGGGCTTTAGAGATATGAGCAGAATCTCTAAAAGCTCGCCCTTAATGTGGAAAGATATTTTCAAACAAAACAGAGACAATATCTTAGAAGCCATTGAAAAATGCGAAACAGAGATAACCCAAGCTAAGACTTGGATTAAAAACAACGATTATGAAAGCTTAGAAAAATGGATGGCACAAGCTAACAAGCTCCAAGAGTTTATGTAA
- a CDS encoding FtsK/SpoIIIE domain-containing protein produces the protein MAKIFTNGNEERLIKNIIEGLGFSISLNSSIPPKYFVLRIAINLSLQLEKIPLNDEDFYKRHALPNVEIKGSEYNLEQVIGQHKDIEENYEPLLKLMFFIRHEEEKVDFNNEDIFTKTLQKYIKRGLYELNNTYNSSRDNFYQVLIDSFKLNQSMHNNIGIDIKKQKIDTNEVENYLKLLKISHELLDKDKCLREDVYKLKLNSQDDITKLSKNLHTFSSQLGLCGEPRMEQIKGEVMRFNLFVPREKDTWIQLNQSDFDNDLKKVSASLEEILFYVGRSATNQPYFLDLKKAPHLFVAGQTGSGKSNFLHGLIQSLERLNTHQKIEFLLIDPKNGEEFGKYENRSNCEVIKDMSESSSILEEVIERMQNRFNGLEEKTPLVIVIEELADLLMSYKEIKEPLERLAQKARSANIFLILATQNPSSELFSSILRSNIPTRAVFKVADRHKSKIALDCEGAENLLGSGEFLLKCQELATQEPLKLFAPLLKE, from the coding sequence ATGGCTAAGATTTTTACTAATGGTAATGAAGAAAGGCTGATAAAGAATATTATTGAGGGCTTGGGTTTTTCTATTAGCTTAAATAGTTCTATTCCGCCTAAATATTTTGTTCTAAGGATAGCTATCAATTTGAGTTTGCAACTTGAGAAAATTCCTTTAAATGATGAGGATTTTTATAAAAGACATGCTTTGCCTAATGTTGAAATTAAAGGTAGTGAATATAATTTAGAGCAAGTCATAGGACAACATAAAGACATTGAAGAAAATTACGAGCCACTTTTAAAACTCATGTTTTTTATAAGACACGAAGAGGAAAAAGTGGATTTTAACAATGAGGACATTTTCACTAAAACACTTCAAAAGTATATTAAAAGGGGTCTTTATGAACTGAATAATACCTATAACTCTAGTAGAGATAATTTCTATCAAGTGCTTATTGATAGCTTTAAATTAAATCAATCTATGCATAACAATATAGGTATTGATATAAAAAAACAAAAGATTGATACTAATGAAGTGGAAAATTATCTCAAATTGTTGAAAATATCACATGAACTCTTAGACAAAGACAAATGCTTGAGAGAAGATGTTTATAAGCTTAAGCTTAATTCCCAAGATGATATTACTAAATTAAGTAAGAATCTACACACCTTTTCTAGCCAACTTGGATTGTGTGGTGAGCCCAGAATGGAACAAATCAAGGGAGAGGTTATGCGTTTTAATCTCTTTGTTCCTAGAGAAAAAGATACATGGATACAATTGAATCAATCAGATTTTGATAATGATTTGAAAAAAGTTAGCGCTAGTTTGGAAGAAATCCTTTTTTATGTGGGGCGTAGTGCGACTAATCAGCCTTATTTTTTAGACTTGAAAAAAGCGCCTCATCTTTTTGTAGCGGGACAAACCGGAAGTGGAAAAAGCAATTTTTTGCATGGTCTAATCCAATCATTAGAGCGATTAAATACGCACCAAAAAATAGAGTTTTTATTGATTGACCCTAAGAATGGGGAGGAATTTGGTAAGTATGAAAACAGGTCAAATTGCGAAGTAATTAAGGATATGAGTGAAAGTAGTTCAATCCTAGAAGAAGTGATAGAAAGAATGCAAAATCGTTTTAATGGTTTGGAAGAAAAGACCCCCTTAGTTATCGTAATAGAAGAATTGGCAGATTTATTGATGAGTTACAAAGAAATTAAAGAGCCTTTAGAAAGATTGGCGCAAAAAGCACGCAGTGCTAATATTTTCTTAATCCTTGCCACACAAAATCCTAGTTCAGAACTCTTTAGCTCTATCTTAAGGAGCAATATTCCCACAAGGGCAGTCTTTAAAGTGGCTGATAGGCATAAATCCAAGATAGCTCTAGATTGTGAGGGCGCAGAGAATTTATTAGGTTCTGGAGAATTTTTGCTCAAATGTCAAGAATTAGCCACTCAAGAACCTCTTAAGCTTTTTGCGCCATTATTAAAAGAATAA
- a CDS encoding AAA family ATPase: MIFFKRIVICNLFAYYGRQELSFEKEINKNLYLIYGRNGFGKTSFLRSLKLLFLGSGLLSGHEVPEGSKFFNTSKPENLVRGYGDWSGILNIRARRENEQNLVNKHEFFVSLECEKDHQPITITRSWDIDFKKDIEEHLSYKTHYQAYENKIA; the protein is encoded by the coding sequence ATGATATTTTTTAAACGCATTGTTATCTGCAATTTGTTTGCATATTACGGTAGGCAAGAATTATCATTTGAAAAAGAAATAAATAAGAATCTTTATTTGATTTATGGTCGTAATGGGTTTGGAAAAACAAGTTTTTTGCGTTCTTTGAAATTACTCTTTTTGGGTAGCGGACTATTATCAGGACATGAGGTTCCTGAAGGTTCTAAATTTTTCAACACTTCAAAGCCAGAAAATTTAGTTCGTGGGTATGGAGATTGGAGTGGCATCTTAAATATTAGGGCTAGGCGAGAAAATGAGCAAAATCTAGTTAATAAGCACGAATTTTTCGTGTCTTTGGAATGTGAAAAAGACCATCAGCCAATCACAATCACTAGAAGTTGGGATATTGATTTTAAAAAAGATATTGAAGAGCATTTGAGTTATAAAACGCATTATCAAGCTTATGAAAATAAAATAGCCTAA
- the dndC gene encoding DNA phosphorothioation system sulfurtransferase DndC: MLHRVSPKAYDSSYCVIDIRSKQAYLNEHVQGSINFQTFEEVCDFINQQVGQVTPPPPTNHNQNLKILLACFSSFKAREMALRLENEFKNIDIGYLDGSLLELKDYALFERLDECLLSQIKTTKDALKKRYLEHKKAWVVAFSGGKDSSCVLQLLYELLCNLPKEMLNPTYAIVSNTLVESPVVEKYLLNLIESIQKDANARGLPFEIKLVEPNANEQFFTNLIGKGYPSPTRFFRWCTDRLKIRPAQRAIEQIIAKHGSCILLLGVRSNESSLRKKSVEKRVVSEEGFSKHDYYPNTLIYRPIVDWSLDDVWGYLSHFNMPKWNKSHEELFSLYSKASNDECQFILDTNTKSCGGSRFGCWVCTLVNEDKSLQGFIKNGETHLQPLNDFRNFIKEIREQQEYRSDFKKDGNYAPGPFTKNARMLILRRLLECEREYQLRSNTSHQLISDSELEMIAKIWQKEFGTEREFIDITKEFERMSNYQEEKVELLHSEIFEEEKIENSNLVKEIIKEAIKLSHGTDLGSLKAIIEAMVDNHTNKVEEF; this comes from the coding sequence TTGTTACATAGGGTTAGCCCAAAAGCTTACGACTCGTCTTATTGTGTAATTGATATTCGTTCCAAGCAAGCTTATTTGAATGAGCATGTTCAAGGGAGCATCAATTTTCAAACTTTTGAAGAAGTATGTGATTTCATTAACCAACAAGTAGGACAAGTTACCCCCCCCCCCCCAACTAATCACAACCAAAACCTTAAAATTCTCTTAGCATGCTTTTCTAGTTTTAAGGCTAGAGAGATGGCCTTAAGGTTAGAAAATGAATTTAAAAATATTGATATTGGCTATTTGGATGGCTCGCTTTTAGAGCTTAAAGATTACGCTCTTTTTGAGCGTTTAGATGAGTGTCTTTTATCGCAAATTAAAACCACTAAAGACGCATTGAAAAAACGCTATTTAGAGCATAAAAAGGCATGGGTTGTAGCTTTTAGTGGAGGCAAGGATAGTTCATGCGTGTTACAACTGCTCTATGAGTTGTTATGCAACTTGCCCAAAGAAATGCTTAATCCTACCTATGCCATTGTTTCTAACACTTTAGTGGAATCACCCGTTGTAGAAAAATATCTGCTTAATTTAATTGAATCTATTCAAAAAGACGCAAATGCTAGAGGATTACCCTTTGAAATCAAGCTAGTAGAACCTAATGCTAATGAGCAATTTTTCACCAATCTTATTGGTAAGGGTTATCCAAGTCCCACACGCTTTTTTAGATGGTGCACAGATAGATTAAAAATCCGCCCTGCTCAACGAGCCATAGAACAAATCATTGCCAAGCATGGTTCATGCATTTTGCTTTTAGGAGTTCGTAGCAATGAGAGCAGTTTGCGTAAAAAGAGCGTAGAAAAGCGTGTGGTGAGTGAAGAGGGTTTTAGCAAACATGATTATTATCCTAATACTTTGATTTATCGCCCTATTGTGGATTGGTCATTAGATGATGTGTGGGGGTATTTGAGCCATTTTAATATGCCTAAGTGGAATAAATCACATGAGGAATTATTCAGCCTTTATTCTAAGGCGAGTAATGATGAATGCCAATTTATCCTAGATACTAATACGAAGTCTTGTGGAGGGAGTCGTTTTGGGTGTTGGGTTTGCACTTTAGTGAATGAGGATAAGTCTTTGCAAGGGTTTATCAAAAATGGAGAAACGCATTTGCAACCCTTGAATGATTTTAGAAACTTCATTAAAGAAATTAGAGAGCAACAAGAATATCGTAGTGATTTTAAAAAAGATGGCAATTATGCCCCCGGTCCTTTTACTAAGAACGCTCGTATGCTGATTTTAAGACGCTTATTAGAATGCGAGAGAGAGTATCAATTACGCTCTAATACTTCACACCAACTAATTAGTGATAGTGAATTAGAGATGATTGCAAAAATATGGCAAAAAGAGTTTGGCACTGAAAGGGAATTTATAGACATTACAAAGGAGTTTGAGCGCATGTCAAATTATCAAGAAGAGAAAGTTGAATTACTGCATTCAGAGATTTTTGAAGAGGAAAAAATAGAAAATTCTAATCTAGTAAAAGAGATTATTAAAGAGGCTATTAAATTAAGTCATGGCACTGATTTAGGTAGCTTAAAGGCAATAATTGAAGCTATGGTTGATAACCATACTAATAAAGTAGAGGAGTTTTAA
- a CDS encoding malic enzyme-like NAD(P)-binding protein: MVKYTKKEALEYHIGGKVGMNITKACESARDLSLAYSPGVAEPCLEIAKDEMLAYTYTNKANSVAVISNGTAVLGLGDIGASAAKPVMEGKGLLFKKFSNIDVVDLELDTKDRDEIVEICRALAPSFGGINLEDIKAPDCFYIEQKLQEKVQIPVMHDDQHGTAVISSAALLNALEINGKKIDGIKVVVSGAGAAAIACSRMYRKLGVKHIVLCDSKGVVYCGRSNLSKEKKEFEIETTDRTLSEAMKGADVFLGLSLAGLVSKDMIKSMAKDPIIFALANPTPEILPEEIHAVRDDAIIGTGRSDYPNQINNVLGFPYIFRGALDVYATKITENMKLAAAYALANLAKQEVSPKVLKAYNLKTLSFSKDYIIPKPFDERALVEVASAVASAAIKDGVGRKKDYDEKAYREYLKELLKKL; the protein is encoded by the coding sequence ATGGTTAAATACACTAAAAAAGAAGCGCTTGAGTATCACATTGGCGGTAAGGTTGGCATGAATATCACTAAGGCTTGTGAGAGTGCTAGAGATTTGTCTTTAGCTTATAGTCCTGGGGTGGCTGAGCCATGCTTAGAAATCGCTAAGGATGAAATGCTGGCTTATACTTATACTAATAAGGCTAATAGTGTTGCAGTGATTTCTAATGGCACGGCGGTTTTGGGACTGGGTGATATTGGAGCGAGTGCGGCTAAGCCTGTTATGGAAGGCAAGGGGTTATTGTTTAAGAAATTCAGTAATATTGATGTGGTGGATTTAGAGCTAGATACCAAAGATAGAGATGAGATTGTAGAGATTTGTAGGGCGTTAGCCCCTAGCTTTGGGGGGATTAATTTAGAAGATATTAAGGCGCCTGATTGCTTCTATATAGAGCAAAAACTCCAAGAAAAGGTTCAAATCCCTGTGATGCATGACGACCAGCATGGCACGGCGGTGATTTCTAGTGCGGCTCTATTGAATGCCTTAGAAATTAATGGTAAAAAAATTGATGGAATTAAAGTCGTGGTGAGTGGGGCAGGGGCGGCTGCTATTGCGTGTTCAAGAATGTATAGAAAACTTGGAGTTAAACATATTGTATTATGCGATTCTAAGGGGGTGGTGTATTGTGGTCGGAGCAATTTGAGTAAGGAAAAAAAGGAATTTGAAATAGAAACAACAGATAGGACTTTAAGTGAGGCTATGAAAGGGGCTGATGTGTTTTTGGGGCTTTCTTTGGCGGGGTTAGTCAGTAAAGACATGATTAAGTCTATGGCAAAAGACCCCATTATTTTTGCTTTGGCTAACCCTACACCAGAGATTTTACCTGAAGAAATCCATGCAGTGAGAGACGATGCGATTATTGGCACAGGAAGGAGTGATTATCCTAATCAAATTAATAATGTTTTGGGGTTTCCTTATATTTTTAGGGGGGCTTTAGATGTGTATGCCACTAAGATTACAGAGAATATGAAACTAGCTGCCGCATACGCTTTGGCTAATTTAGCTAAACAAGAAGTAAGCCCAAAAGTGTTGAAAGCCTACAATCTTAAAACGCTTAGTTTTTCAAAAGACTATATTATTCCTAAGCCTTTTGATGAAAGAGCGTTAGTAGAAGTCGCTAGTGCAGTCGCTAGTGCGGCCATTAAAGATGGCGTAGGGCGTAAAAAAGATTATGATGAAAAAGCATACAGAGAGTATTTAAAAGAATTATTAAAAAAGCTATAA
- a CDS encoding glycosyltransferase — translation MKLRGFDEKFRAKFKDRKPVVLFAGNDEHQDKSGFIQDLEKVCKKLYLFYKDDGSYGTSHYGFANGRIHLYKEANSYVNTTKILEILENANPKVDFLIIQGWGWNYTPRDLLGIKHAHKDLKILNLQMDDRHTYDFNNHLGTHAILPFIDVALSTAPERIEHINKEGTPAFYFPLASSTEFYYPLENVKKKYDIGFVGGNYGIRAELIQALKDAGLNVKAYGNGFGGRIALEETNQFFNECEIVLGVGGIGNSLADWVNMKLRDFDAPMSGGAYLTTYNPDLEKLFSKDSMIFYKDKEDLISKAKYYLEHKNELEQIRKQAFKEASTKHTYEKRLKDMFLKLGIEI, via the coding sequence TTGAAACTCCGTGGTTTTGATGAGAAATTTAGAGCGAAGTTTAAGGACAGAAAGCCGGTGGTTTTATTTGCTGGTAATGATGAGCACCAAGATAAGAGTGGCTTTATCCAAGATTTAGAAAAAGTATGCAAGAAGCTGTATTTATTTTATAAAGATGATGGGAGTTATGGCACAAGTCATTATGGGTTTGCTAATGGTCGCATACATTTATATAAAGAAGCCAATTCCTATGTAAACACCACCAAGATTTTAGAGATTTTAGAGAATGCTAATCCTAAAGTAGATTTTTTAATTATTCAGGGTTGGGGGTGGAACTATACGCCAAGAGATTTGCTAGGAATCAAGCATGCTCATAAAGATTTAAAAATTTTAAACTTGCAAATGGACGATAGACATACTTATGATTTCAATAACCATCTTGGTACGCATGCAATTTTACCCTTTATTGATGTGGCCTTGAGCACTGCCCCCGAAAGAATAGAGCATATCAATAAAGAAGGCACACCGGCTTTTTATTTCCCCTTGGCTAGTAGCACAGAGTTTTACTATCCCTTAGAAAATGTCAAAAAAAAATATGATATTGGTTTTGTGGGAGGTAATTATGGCATAAGGGCTGAGTTGATTCAGGCTTTAAAAGATGCAGGATTGAATGTGAAAGCTTATGGTAATGGCTTTGGAGGACGCATTGCTTTAGAAGAAACTAATCAATTTTTTAATGAATGCGAAATCGTGCTTGGAGTGGGAGGCATTGGAAATTCGTTGGCTGATTGGGTCAATATGAAATTAAGAGATTTTGATGCTCCTATGAGTGGGGGTGCGTATTTGACCACCTATAACCCAGATTTAGAAAAGTTATTTTCTAAAGATAGTATGATTTTTTATAAGGACAAAGAAGATTTGATTTCTAAGGCTAAGTATTATTTAGAGCATAAGAATGAGCTAGAACAAATTAGAAAACAAGCCTTTAAGGAAGCTTCAACCAAACACACCTATGAAAAACGCCTAAAAGACATGTTTTTAAAGCTAGGGATTGAAATATAG